The Phacochoerus africanus isolate WHEZ1 chromosome 15, ROS_Pafr_v1, whole genome shotgun sequence genome has a segment encoding these proteins:
- the DEPP1 gene encoding protein DEPP1 codes for MRSRLLLSVPHLPTIRETSEEMLPVGPGEEPPASPSLDDYVRSICQLAQPTSVLDEAAAWARPRRPHRPGRSCEKSRSDGSLQDITTHFSGQQPALPRAGPADPLDWLFGESQEKRPSRRDLPRRTGLPADPQALRRETNSGKAQGGPKGRLCEARAPEHSLERPLRNWHQCSPASVQPGRDAASSTSPRRSSILRTLYLHLPVIHEL; via the coding sequence ATGAGGTCCCGGCTTTTGCTTTCTGTGCCCCATCTGCCCACAATTCGGGAGACCTCAGAGGAGATGCTGCCTGTGGGGCCCGGAGAGGAACCCCCTGCCTCCCCGAGCCTGGATGACTACGTGAGGTCCATTTGTCAGCTGGCACAGCCCACCTCAGTGCTGGACGAGGCTGCAGCCTGGGCCCGGCCTCGTAGACCCCACCGACCAGGCCGTTCCTGCGAGAAGAGCCGCTCTGATGGGTCCCTTCAGGACATTACCACCCACTTCAGCGGCCAGCAGCCTGCGCTGCCCAGGGCCGGCCCGGCTGACCCCCTGGACTGGCTCTTTGGGGAGTCTCAGGAAAAGCGGCCAAGTAGAAGGGACCTGCCAAGGAGGACTGGACTCCCTGCGGACCCCCAGGCTCTGCGTAGAGAAACCAACAGCGGCAAGGCCCAGGGGGGCCCCAAAGGGAGGCTGTGCGAGGCCAGGGCCCCAGAGCACTCTCTGGAGAGACCACTGAGGAACTGGCACCAGTGCTCCCCAGCTTCCGTGCAACCTGGCAGGGATGCAGCCTCCTCCACAAGTCCCCGCCGCAGCAGCATCCTCAGAACTCTTTATTTGCACCTCCCCGTGATCCATGAACTCTGA